In Struthio camelus isolate bStrCam1 chromosome 3, bStrCam1.hap1, whole genome shotgun sequence, the DNA window GGACTCTACTTTTAAGTTGGAAGGTCTAAGTCTCACCGCTGTCCTCTGCGTTTCTTAAAGGCTAGGTTAGGTGGATGCTCGCACAGTTCACCACTTCTCAGAAAAGTTCCTCACAATTTGGCAAGACGATTTTGTTAGTTCTGGGAAGGCTATGAGCGTTACTGGGAAGGACACCTCAGGACTGAATCTGAGGAGATTACTGCTCTAAGGAGGTGCTACTATACGAtgaatagaaatgtatttttttttttcctgtttgtcttgATTTCGTGTATGTGTAACACTCCTATACTCGTATTTCAACAGATGCATATTCCTGGTCATGCTGGCTTCCGAGGAAATGAAGAAGCTGATAGACTAGCAAGAGAAGGAGCTGGTAAACAAAAATCATGACATATTATTGGGACTAGAGACTATTGCGGTCGGAGGAAATGGATTAACATCACGACAGTTTGACCTGTTTTAATTGTTTCAGAGTTGAGCTTTGAACTGTACTTCTTCCTGGCCTGAAACTTCAAAGATATACCaacttaggaagaaaaaacacacacattttctttctgtagtgtTTGTTTTACAATCAAGTCAATATTTAGTTAATGGTATACAGCGTTTGCTTTTTCTCCATCTTACTGAAGCACTGCTGTCAATGTTTTTTAGCTATCTCATATAGACTTTTGGATTCACCATATGAGAGACTTCTGATGCGATAATATTAAATTGTTATCCTGACTTAAGTGTTCTGCATTTCCCTCTTagtgaaataaatgaattttttgtACAGAGGTATCTACTAATGGTGCAACATAGTGTGTCGGGGGGGGGGATTGTAGGTGTGAGCGGCGGGGAGATCAATGACACAATAACTATTAATGTGCTTTTACATTGTGGCAGTAGCAGCAATATCTTCAGAAGTAGGTTTGTAACATTCACATGTGGTTTGCAGTTTCATTAGTTACAGCATCTGCATATTTTTTCATGCTAACTGCTTCTTCTGCAAATTAACATGAACGAACTAAAAAGCCAGGTCACATGAAAACTTGAACAAACCTTTTttactgctctctctctgtgtcttgcTTCCTGTTTCCAATAACTCAATTTTTTCTGTATGCTGGTTCTCATTAGCCTTGTTTAGTTCTCCTTCCCTATTGTCCCATTGTCTGTCTTATAAGAAACAGGACTAGGAGATGATCAGCTTCTCCAGATCTGGATGTCTAGTGTTTGACTTAATTTTTCCATCAGTGATGAGATTAATTGAATGGCTACTGTGCGCTTGAATTACAGAGTAATTactaatagttttatttttctgtacatCCAATTAGTGGTGACAAAGATAACTTATCAACTTTTTTGTAAGCCATTTAAATAGCATTGGCTAGTATGACTAGAGCTAGAagtcatttaattttttattttaattaataggAGAGCTGAAGGTTGATTTCTTACTAGTTCTCTGTCCTTACTTTCTTACTTTCCTCTAGCCTCCTTACTGAGGTAAAGTTTGTGCCCTCTTGTGCATTTATAGCCACAGGAATTGTGATAGACCTAGGAAACTGGCTAGCTGCTACTTAATCTatgagtgtgggtttttttttttttttcctcctatgcaAAACTTCATGTAGGGGTAAGGTAGTACAGTGATTAGATTTTGGTGCTCtcctatctattttttttttttttttaatttttagaacttTGACATGAAGGAAAATAGCCAGTCACCCTTGATCAAATGTCTAGTTGAAGCAGAGTTAAAAAGTGTGATTAAACATTGTACTGGGAAGGTGGCATCTGTGTGGATCTGTATTCTAGAAAGCACTGGCTTTGAAAAATGTGGTAGGTAATGATGGGTAAATCGTATCATCATTTGTAACTACTGCCTGCAGTAATTCCTGAATGTGGAAGCTGGGACTCTGAAACAGTCTTATGTTAGTTTAATGCAGATACTCACCAACCTCACTCTGAATATTCAGAGTAGAAGAAAGGTCAGAGGAGAGTTTTGAAATTAAGGATTAAGAGTGGTTAAAGGATGGAAGGTGAATGGTGTTTCTCAACAAGGCTGAACAGAGACTTGAGAACCCAAAGAGTGTTGCCAGTTTGAGCATTTTCATTCCCTATAAAGGATGACTAAAGGGTGTTCCCATTTAACAGGTGTCATTCCAGCTCGGTTTATATGTGATTCTAAAACTAAATGTAAACTATACCAACACTAGACTAGCTTATCTGTAATATGATAGGAGTTACAGTTGAGTTTTATTCAGAGTAGATAACTAGTATTGCTTATCCATTAAAGATCATACATTTAAGGGGGCCGGTAATGTTTCTAAGAACTCAAGAAATAGTGCTAAGACTAGACAGACAGTCTAAAAATCTTCAGTCTTTTAGGAAGAAGAGTAGGGAATGTTTGAGGAGGgcttgtttttttcagttgtggTGTTCGTTCTTTCATTGAGTTTAGCTGGCTGTTGGCGTATCTGCCATATAGAATCATAgtacagttgaggttggaaggagacctctggaggtcatctagtctaaccGCTCAAAGCGGGGTCAACTAGAGCAGTCAAGTTTTTACtgtctccaaggatagagacagAACAACTTTTCTTAGCCGGTGTGACCCAGTGTTTTACCTGCTTTCATTTATTACCGCCCTGCTTTCATTTATTGCGATGTTGCAGTGCACGTCTTTGAGACTGACTGGTAAATTCTAGTCTGCCCTAGCAGCAATGCTCAGACTGTCAATACTGATTTAAAGTTAGGCAAGATGTGTGCTCCAGCATATGAGCCAAAATGGCTAGTGTCCATAAGCAGCCTCTTTTACTAGCAAATATTTTTGATGGAGTAGTGGAGCACTGGAACTAGAGATGCACTTTCATCACTGAAGGGCCTTGTGGAAGTAGGTGCTGGGTCTGAGCACAGATTTGTGATGGTAAACAAAAGTTTAGGAACGACAACTGGTGACACACAAAACAAGTTGCAGGGAGCAATCTTTGGACCGTAGGAGACTGTCATTGACTTACTGCTGGGGAAGGCTCAGGTCACAGGAGACTGGATGTAGGTGAATTAAACAGGCTTTGTGGAATTACTAATCTGTGGAAAAGATGAAAGGGTATCCAGTATGTTTCAGGGAGAATGGAACGCTATCTGCTAGCTGGTTAAGGCAGAACAGGAGGAATCAGACTCCCACAGTGACTCTGGATGAGAGTTAAAATGAAGTTCTTGTAGAATAAGGCTAagcttctgtggctgcagtgtCGCTGCTGGGATGTGAGATCAGTCGCACAGAAAAAGCGGTGTTCTTACCTGAATCCCTTTCCGTCCTCACAGTAGCTTTCTGGAAAGGAGAAATGCTGGTCATAAAAACTCAAAGGGTCGAAAATAACAGTTCTCTGTTTAGGACTGGCAGTGTCTAAAAATTATTTAGAGGCTATGCCAGATGAATAACTATTCTGGATAACAAGTTCTCAGGTTATTCTCAAAAAACGATCCTCGGAGAGTGCCAGCAATACATTACGGCTCATGGTGTCCAAATACCTGCTCATGATGGTTTTAGAGGATAGGTTTTTTTCAGGGACAGCTCTTGTGAAGACTGTACTAAACTGCAGGTGCTTCAGGAAGCAGCCAATCCCTCTGTCTCTGTAAGTACAGTGTTCACCTTCCCCCTACTTATGCCTAAAACTATCCCTGAAGAGAAGAAATGCGTTTGAACTTCTAATGGTGATGTGATATAGTTTGCTGTTGCTTAAAATCAGTGTTTTACTATCCTGTTGTGGGAATGAGAGCACGATGGAGAATCTGCTTCCCGTAGTTGATCTTGCTAGGAGGATTCATGTTCCTATACAACACAGAGGGGATCTTGTTTACTGTGTTTCCTAAACGGCTGGCAAGGTatcttggggggaggggaaggattcCTAATCTGCTTAGCCCTTGGGTGTGATGATGAGGGTGCcaggtactaaaaaaaaaaaaaaaaaaaaaaaaaaatccatgttcatCTCTGGCATTTTTTTGTGttgtgaaaatagatttttttttttaacgtgctaACCCTAAACTGAAGGCTAAAAAGCAACCCTGCTGCCTCAAACACAGATGACTTCTCTCAAAcgtttttcattcttcctttcgGTTTCTGGCACCAGGAACAAAGTATCAACACTATGTTCAAAACATGCTGAATGTGGGGTGTTGCATAGAGCTGGTAGAAACGCTGTTGAAAACGGCTGAAAGAAAGCGGCCTACAGTAACGGAGCGGGCTCCTCTCGTGGTCTGAGTAAATACGACTTAATTAGTAAAACGTCGGAAGTTCTGTAcgtttttgccccccccccccccccccccaatacgtAACTGTGTGGTATGTCCCTCTGTTGGTCTCTGCGTGGCGGCTGCAGGGCGgacggtgcggggccggggccggggccggggccgggccgggccgggccgggcccgccccgcgccgcggaggCGCCGGCAGCGCCATGGTGGAGGCCTGGTACATGGACGAGTCGGCGGAGGACCAGCGCGCGCCGCACAGGCTCCAGCCCAACCGCCCCGTCGGCCTGCAGCAGCTCCGCGAGCTCGGCGTCCGCTACCGCAAAGTAAGCGGCGCCTGCCCCGAGGCGGAGCCGCCCGGCGCTGCGTGGCGGCGCCACCCGCCGCTTCCCCGGGCCCCCGAGAGGGAAGGGCCGCGGCAGCCCGCGGAGGGCACACGCGGAGACGAAGGCCCGGCGGCTCGGCCTGCCCCTTGGCGGGGCctcggccgcgcagcgccccgggccgccgggcctcggcccctctcgggggcgggcggcgcagccGCGGCCCTGCCGCCTTCCCGGCGCTGCGGCCAGCCCCGCGTGGGGCAcggagccccgccgcggccccctcctgCCGGCCCTGGGACCGTGATGGGCTGCTTCTAGTGAGACGTCTGTTTGTGAAAgtgcattccccctccccccccccccatacgtTTGACCTGTATGTTATTTATTTGAGAAAGGAGGCCTGCGCGTTGCTGCGCGCCTGCCAGCCTGGCTCTGCGTGTTGGCAGCTTTAGCAGGCGCTGGCGGCAGCGGCCCTGGCCAAGTGCCGTAGGTTTCGGACTGGGTCCGCTGgacgagcccctctgccctcccctcctgtCCGCCCCGCAGCGAGGGAGGACAGGTTTGGGTCGTAGTGCAGCTGGGCCTATCGGTGtttttgaagattaaaaaaaaaatttaccagtgtttttaaaaacaactgaaaagtgaaaattgCACTCAAAAGAGGAATCGTGCTGTGTAGTGCTGAGTGGGTTTTAATTCTAACTGACAGGCAGATGAGAGTGTGAGCCGAGCCACGTTTCTGTGGTCGCAACctttccctcccacccacccaccccgttTTCCATGTTAGCGTCCCCAGAAATGGCACAGAAACAACAGGGGACCCTTAGGCCTCCTGTGAGGCGAAGGAAATGTCTGGGAGAGTTttgattatgtttttaaattcagagaTGCTGAATGAGATCAGTGGAGACAAATGAAGCAGGTTTGTGTGTGTGACATAATTAGCAAATAGCCGTGATCCGTCTTCCACGTGATTTCCTGACTCAGAGCACAAGCCTGGTTAGACTGTGTCACATTTCCACATTTTAAGGGTGGTTTAGAGGGAAGAGCTACTTGATGGAGAATCTCTGACGCAGGCTACTAATCAAACTGTAAAAGGTATTCATGAAGAACTCTTGATTTCTTTCCCCTGTAACCATATCTCCTGCACTTGCTGGAGTGTAGCAAAACTGATACTAGAGGATGAGAGTATCTTTGGGGGACTGTGACATATATTGATGGTGAGACTTAAGTCTTGGAAGTATGTTCAGTTCTGGGTAAGGTAAGGGCATACCGCAAGGATTAGTAAGCAACTGAAAATCTTGCTCGTATGTAAGATAGATAACCTAACCGGAGATAGCCTTTCATTTCTCCGTGTTATTAGCATCTCTCCCACCTTCAGGGATGTGACACTGTAAGTGCTGAGCAAAGAAAATCAGTTCTATCCAAAACAATTTCACAGTTCTGAAATAACCAGTGAAGACCCCAGAGTTGTCACTCCTTAGTTTAATCATATTTGTTGCTgtcatgctgctgctgttttccataCCACAATAAATTTGTGTTCTGGGAAGCACGTCATGCCAAACGAAAAGCAGTAGTGAAAGTAACTGGTACAAATCACGTATGTTTCTGCTAGTGTTTCCGAACGTAAGAAACTGGGATGCAGCAGCAACAGGAAGAACTTCCAGATAATTTCCTTCTGCGGGAGTACAGGATATAATTAAGTGTAATGAATTTGGCTCTGGAATGATACACAGACTGTAGGAGCCGTGTGTGAAGACAAGGTTAATTTTCTTCAACAGTAAGCCCTTTTGGGAAGTCCATGCTGATTTTGAAAGGTCaggtttttatcatttttaattttctcattagACTACATGATAACTAGAGAGTAACTCCACTGGATTGGGTAGTATCCAGTATATCCTTTGACATATGATATTTATTTATGCACTAATGCGTTGAACTTTCTGTCTTGGAAGCTAGTGGTACACGGCCTGTATGCCTATAAGGATCTAACTTAACTACCCATTCAAGTCATTTGCCTCTCCTTTGACGCTCTTGATTGCTTAGGCTTTTCCACATTAGTGTTTTGAATTCTGTTAAgcactgaatgcattttttttctgcatattcttTAGCTGGATGCTGATAACTATGAGACTGATCCATGTCTGAAAGAGATTCGGAAAGCAGAAAATTATTCTTGGATGGATATAATAACTATACAAAAAGACAAGCTTCCAAATTATGAAGAAAAGGTATGCAAGTCACTGCTTTTGAATGAGGATTTGAGCTCTGAAGTCTACCACTAGAGTGTGCAGCCAGCTTCTGACATGCATACACAGACCCTGCTCTTCAGAGATGAgattatttccatgtttaaaataTATCCTATACTAGTGTCCTTATCTTTCAAAAGGTAGTtgtgatattatttttaaaataagagaggGTAGGTCTCTTACTTTCATAGGTTATCTTCAAAGATTTTTAGAATACTTTCCATAACTATGTGTTATGTTGAAACTAAGATACCTATAAATAGAATCCTCCAAATATTCTGAGATCCTCATCTGGATGAAGGTAGGCTGTTGCCAGCTGTGGGCTCTGAAGGCTGACAAACCCCTAAACCAAAGTACACCTTAGTGTCTGACTGCTTGCAAAATGCATCTTTTCAAAGTATATGTTAACATCATGGAATATGAAGGACGCATTactttaagaagtttttttttttaacttgggaaGTCGATATCCTGCCTGTTTTAAAacaggagaatgtgagtgctgtCAGGTTCTCAGATAAGCGTTGCAGAAGGAACTTTCTCTTCCCTGTCTCAGGATGTTGGTATGCTGTTCTGACTTGAATGCAGTAACTGAGGATTAGCATTAGATGGGACCTCAGGTTGCCTGCATGGCCTCTACCTGATAGGAAGATAGGTTTTCTTTGGCAGGGCGTTTTGCCCTGCTGAACCAGTAAGGGTTGAGAAGTAAGTTTCAGGGATGCCTGAGCTAGTGTGGCTAAACAGCATCCGGACCTAAGCAGATGGTGCAATGTGGCATTGCACTATTCTGTGTGGACTTACTAGCTCAGATCTCTGCTAGTTGAACCTTTAAAGCCTGTTTTATTCTGTGCTGTGAAATGTTCAAAGAATTCTTCATTCCAGgagagtgctgctgctgctgtctaggAAGAAAGAGCCTGGAGTTGGGACTCTGGCCTCAGTATGTTGATGGTTGATTTATGAGTCACGTACTGTTCACATAATGCAGTAGGTGGGCCATGTTTGGCAATAATTACTTTTCTGATGTAGAAAATGAGGTGTGGTAGCTTGTGGAGCTAGTTCAACCTCAAACAAGCGTAAAAAAGAGTGATAATCttcctctatctttttttttgcatttcaggaaaaaagggcACATAATGGTCAAAGTTAACAACTGCAGGGGCCAAATCCTGTGGTAGGAAGCGTTGCCCTCTCCTCTCTCAAGTGGGTTTGAGCGTTACTGTGACTCAGAGAGTGGTTATGTGCAGCCATATCTTCTGTTTCTTGTCAGTGATATCTTCCAAAGGAAGAACAGCAACATCGTTACAAGTGTCCTGAGACTGAGTCTGGCTGACCAAATTAGTCACTTCAGCCATGTTAACATTTATTAGTTAAAtcactttgtgtctgtttttgTCTGCTTTGCCAAGTGTTTCTACTagatttctttgcagtttttcctGTCTTCAGCAATTCTAAGAGGCATTTACTATCCCTAGATAAAAACATTTTATGAAGAACATTTGCACCTAGACGATGAAATTCGCTACGTCTTAGATGGATCTGGCTATTTTGATGTTCGAGACAAGAATGACAAATGGATACGGATTTCCATGGAAAAAGGAGACATGATCACTCTCCCTGCTGGCATATATCACCGATTTACACTGGATGAGAATGTATGTTATTATAGATTACAGTAAGTTTTGATGAcaaatatatgtgaatatatttcatatttgtaACTGCATGCTATGAGATGGAGTTCATTAGCAAACTGTATTATGAAGTATGAAATAGGAATatgaaaaatactaaataatTCATAGCATCTGAACCTTTCATCTCTAGGTCACAAATCTAGCTTCAGCTCATCGGCTGTAACTGCAGGTCATTGCCACGTGATATCTGTAGTGTATCTGATGTTAAGGTggtgtgccaagccctgcggctgTCCCGCACGCTGTTGCCACTACTTTTCATTGTGGAGGTGTGGAGATGGATCCTTCCGTGTTGCCTTCTTGATTATCTTTTTTGGGGATAAACTGAGCATATCTGTGTGCAGCAGTGGCATTTTTCATGAGTGCTAATCACTTTTCagggaaagaataatttaaagGTCTAGAGCTGCTACTTTCAGCTAAGAGATGCTAGGCTGAACGTTGCCTTCACAGTAAGTGACCTGCTTTAGGAGGGTATTTTTGGCCATAGGATTGTGAAATTGCACACATAGTCATGCTCTGGGCACCTATGTTTGTAATCTCAGCCTCAGCCCTGGAAAGTGAGGGGAATTTGtcctgttttctctgtgtgttgCAAAACCCCATCTCTAGCATAGCCTTGTATGTGCTATAATATTGAATCAGCTGCCTGAGTAGCAGATATCATGTATGTAGAAAAGGAAAGCCTAGCTTTTAATGTCCGCATTTAGAGATTCACAGTGAATCAGCAACAGCTGCtaatttttaaggctttttctttaTGTGGACAAATATAAGGGGATATGGGTTGAGGGCTGGGCATGGATTGAGATCTCATCAAGATGTCTTAAATATACTTTTCAAGACTGTAGTCCAGGAAGGCTATCTTCAAGTTCCCACTTAACTGAAGGGTCTGGAAGTACATAAAGAACTTAAGTTCTTCAGGTGCCTAACTTTATTCTGGACATTGCAGAGCACCGAGATGCAAGATAAGCACTTGGTAGTGTTTACAAAACAGGTAGGGCCTAAACTTGCAGTGTAGGTAACAGAAGAGGAGAGGCGAGTTTCCCCCTAACTCATTAGTTAGAGCACTTCTCAGGGATGTAAAATTCCCTTCTCTGCTTCCACAGCTGCACTTTCTGGCCTGATTAGCTGGCAGTGGGGGCTCTTGCTTCTTTCTGTTGAAGTCTGAAGACTTACCACTTTCCACAGCATTACTTGTTGGCTGGTTTAAGCATTTCCCATTCAGCTTTTATGGCTCCCACTCTGAGTGAGGCTTCTGATATCCTCAAGCATTGTGTAGTGAGTTTGGGTACTGTGAGTGTCATCGCATGACTAAGCAGCTAGGAATTAGCTTCCACATTGCTCAGTGTTGTGGATCTAGTGCAAAATGATTTGCACaagagtatttttttgttttctttgaaacagcTCTCTCCTTGCCCGACCAGGAGGCGCTATGGTTTGCGATGCAAATATGGCACTGACTAGTTGCAACACCCCCCACTGCAGTAGCTGGGAGCTGGAAAGCAGCATAGTGGTACAATTCTCTGGAACATGTGGAGCTGTCAATCCATCTTGAAATGCTTTTGACAATTGCAACAGAAGTGCAAATTAAACCGTTAACTTCAGAATTAAGATCCTGTGGAAGGGAGCTCTTATGTTATTTGTGACTTCTTGTTCTTTGACAGAATTACGTGAAGGCAATGAGGCTATTTGTTGGAGAACCAGTCTGGACAGCATACAACCGTCCAGCTGATCATTTTCCTGCTCGGAAACAATATATGAAGTTTTTGACTGAAGAAGCACAGTAATGGTCTCTGAAACCTGATATGTGAAAACTCCTGAAGCTCTATCAGAAAAAATGtaaatggtgtttttttttcaccGTTTACACTTGCATATActcttagaatcacagaatcataggaaAAAATGGGTTGAAAGGTCAcgtggaggtcatctagtccaatcaaCTGCTCAGTGTAGGGCCAACTTCAAAATTTGATCAGGTGCCTCATGGCCTTGTCTAgctaagttttgaaaatctccaatgGCGGGGatttcacagcttctctgggcaccCATTCCAGTGCTTAACTACTGTCATgggcaataatttttttctttatggccaATGTGAACTCCCTTGTGGCGGCTTGTGATTGTTGCCTCTAGCCCTTTCATTGAATGCCTGAGAAGAATCTGATTCTGTCTTCTCTACAATCCTTTCCTCTAGTGGGAGACCTCTAGTAGGTCCCCTCTtacccttctcttctccaggctagacAAACCAGTATCcttggctggactctctccagtctaactaatgaagatgttaaacattATTGGCCCTAGTTTTGATTGCTGAGGAACATCGCTCATAACCAGATTACTGTTAGACTTGAACCACTGACTACTTCAAGCCTGATGGTCCAGCAGCTTTTCACCACCTTGCAGTCTGTCTCTAGTCTGACCACAAGACTGCTCTGGGAGTCTGTGTTGaaaaccttgctaaagtcaaTGTAAATGACATTCACCACTTTCCCTCCTTCATGGAGCCAGTCATTTCTTCCTAGGTGGCAGTCAGCATGGTCAGGCACAATTTGCCTTTAGTAAATGGGTGCTGGCTGTTTCTGGTCACCTTCTTGTACTTCATGTGCCTGGAATGGCTTCCATGAAAACTTGCTTCTTAATTTTCCTGGGTTCTGAAGTGAAGCTGACTAGCTTGTAGTTCCTCTTTCTCGCCTGTTTTGAAGATAGGTGTAAcgtttgcctttttccagttaCTAAGATTTCTCCTCGTCTCTGTGACATTACGAAGGTGATAGCAACCTTGCAGGTACATTTACACTTGCTCAGGAATCCATTTTCTATCCCTTTTCTTGATATTTCTAGCAGGTAGAATTGGGAGAGGTGGGCTACATTAATATTCTTTCTGCTCTGAATCCATGCAAATGAACTATGTaggattcattttttaattaaagaaaataaaccctgTTTCATTCTTGTCTAAAAATGTTCATAAGATAATTTGCATAATCAGCATTTTAGTATGCAGCTTCCCAAGTTCTGCCTTGGTACATAAAACTGTGATTTTCTTGCAGTAGAATGCAGCACTTGGCTCTTCTGAGTTACTAATAAAATTACTTTGTCttgggtgtgtggttttttttcttccttgtcctaACATTAAGGACATGTTCAATTATAGTGTTGTTATAACGGTTAATCAGCTTTTATTCCTTGTTCTGCTCCTGGCTTGTTCTGTAAGACTGGACAAATCATGAACTGTGTGCCTTAGTTTCTTTAGCTGCAAAATGGAGATAAGTAGACTTAAATTTGCTGGTTCAGTTGCTTGAGGTTTTCAGTAAATGCTTTTCAGTTACACAGTATGTGCTGCCCCTCAGCAGTGGACACAGGAGTGGTGTTTTGGACTATGAATTTGCCTTTTACATTGACAAAGTATGTCAGTGGGGCAGACAGTCACTTGAATGGATGATGAAAACGGATTCTTCACTGACTACAGCTTGTATGGCAATTTAAGCTGTATGCAATTAATATAAACTCCtattttcagctttcaaaacaCACATGAATCTAGAAAGAAGTTGAAATTTCAGCTTATGGAAATCTTCATAAGGTAGTGGACGGATTAGATGTATTGAACTTTCCCACTGTCGTTCTGCTATGGGTGGAAGAATGTCCCGTCTTCAGCAGGATGCAGTATTTTCATCATTTTGTGGCAGCATTGCTTGCAATGATTTGTAGGTGTTTTAATTCTTTAAAAGCGTTTCTGAAAACACAATTACTGTTCTGAAGTGAAATTGTGCTAGCTTTTAAGATAAATGTTGGAAATGGTGAGCAAAAAAGGCATGTATTTCCTGCCTTACTGTCTTAGGTTGCAAGATACGTGAAGACAGAGCTCGATACCCGACTGTTCGTTCTACTAGTGCTAGGCTCAATTTGTGGAAGTAGGGTGCAGGCATAACCCAAGCTTGCAAAATGTCTGAATCTGCCTGAATTAGCTCTTGTGCAGTGGTTAGTAAGCCTTGATGAAAATTGGCGTTACAGTCAACGTTATTAGCAAATACGAAGCCTGACCATAGTCACACAACGCTTCATCAGgctggctgctgtgctgtgtCGTATCGTCTGCCTCGCTGGGTCAGGGATTTGTGTGCTGCCCTCCACTTCCACGGTAGAGGCGCTTGAGTATCCTTTTGTCTTTTGCACGGTTTCCCCACCGAGGCATCCTGTTCCCAATATGAACTTCTGGGATTTTTCAAAGACGAGCTACAGGAATCAATGATAGTTACTGCCTGCAGCAAGATTTATTTCTTTGACTTATATGCCCCCCAAAAttatatttcagaatgaaaagtaaaatgaCTGCTTTCTCCTAGTGCTGGAATTAGACTGGATACCAGGGTCTAAttcatcttctctctgcttttattttcctttttaacagaAGGCAGCAGGAGACTGGTCATTTCTCCT includes these proteins:
- the ADI1 gene encoding acireductone dioxygenase, with the protein product MVEAWYMDESAEDQRAPHRLQPNRPVGLQQLRELGVRYRKLDADNYETDPCLKEIRKAENYSWMDIITIQKDKLPNYEEKIKTFYEEHLHLDDEIRYVLDGSGYFDVRDKNDKWIRISMEKGDMITLPAGIYHRFTLDENNYVKAMRLFVGEPVWTAYNRPADHFPARKQYMKFLTEEAQ